Genomic segment of Streptomyces longhuiensis:
GCCCAGCTCCAAGATCGTCATGATGAACGGCGCGATCACCGACCCGAACGCGAAGCAGTTCAAGGACGGCGCGCTCTCGGTGCTCAAGGGCAAGGTGAACATCGCCAAGTCCTACGACACCAAGGAGTGGAAGCCGGAGAACGCCAACCAGAACATGGAAGGCGCCATCTCCGCGATCGGCAAGGACAAGATCGCCGGTGTCTACTCCGCCAACGACGGCATGGCGGGCGGCATCATCACCGCGCTCAAGGGCGCGGGTCTGAGCAAGCTCCCGCCGGTCACCGGCCAGGACGCCGAGCTCGCGGGTGTGCAGCGGATCGTCACGGGCGACCAGAACATGAGCGTCTTCAAGTCGTACCCGCAGGAGGCCGAGACCGTCGCCAAGATGGCCGTCGCCGTCGCCAAGGGCGAGAGCCTCGACTCCATCAAGACCGGCACGGTCGACAGCGGCACCGAGAAGGGTGTCCCGTCCGTGATCGTCCCGGTGGTCTCCCTGACCCAGGACAACATCAAGGACACCGTCGTCAAGGAGGGTTACTACACCCTCGACGACATCTGCACGGCCAAGTACAAGGCCGCCTGCGACAAGATCGGCCTGAAGTAACCAGGCCGGAGTCGCCTCGGCAACTCCCTTGTCCTGCACGGGACTCGAGCGCACCTTGAAGGAGCGCCCCGTGTGTGCACGTCCGGCGCCCCGCCGCCGACAGCCCCGCAAGCTCAACGGCGGGGCGCCGGACGCAGTGACGTACGACAGCACCATCCCCGCACGTACGCACCCCCCTCTCAGTCTTTCTGTTCAACCTCCCGCCGGGTCAGGCCTTTGGCGGCGAAGGAGATGGTTCACGTGTCCGCTACGCCCGTGCTGGCGTTGCGCGGAGTCTCCAAGCGATTCGGTGCCGTCCAGGCGCTCACCGATGTAGAGCTTGAGGTCCACGCCGGTGAGGTGGTCGCCCTGGTCGGCGACAACGGTGCCGGAAAGTCCACCCTTGTCAAGACGATCGCCGGTGTGCACCCCATCGATGAAGGTGTCATCGAGTGGGACGGCAAGGCGGTCGCGGTCAACAAGCCGCACGACGCCCAGAACCTGGGCATCGCGACCGTCTACCAGGACCTCGCGCTGTGCGACAACATCGACGTCGTCGGCAACCTCTTCCTGGGCCGTGAGCTCAAGCGCCGCGGTGTCCTCGACGAGGTCGAGATGGAGCGCCGCTCCAGGGAGCTGCTCGACACGCTGTCGATCCGCATCCCGAGCGTGCGCATCCCGATCGCCTCGCTCTCCGGCGGTCAGCGCCAGGTCGTGGCCATCGCCCGCTCCATGCTCGGCGAGCCCAAGCTGGTCATCCTCGACGAGCCGACGGCCGCCCTCGGTGTCGAGCAGACGGCGCAGGTCCTCGACCTCGTCGAGCGGCTGCGCGAGCGCGGCCACGCGGTCATCCTCATCAGCCACAACATGGCCGATGTGAAGGCCGTCGCCGACAAGGTCGCCGTCCTGCGGCTCGGCCGCAACAACGGCGTTTTCGAGGTCAAGACCACCTCGCAGGAAGAGATCATCTCCGCCATCACCGGCGCCACGGACAACGCCGTGACCCGTCGTGCGGCGCGCACCAACGCGGAGGCTCAGAAGTGAGCATCGAAAAGACCGACAAGCCGCAGGCTCCCGTGGACGCCCCGGCTGTCGCCGGCGACGCGAGTGTCGCCATCGACCCCCGCCTCCTCGTGCGCGAGCAGGGATTCGCGGGCTACATAAGCGAGTTCAAGCGCAAGATGCGCGCCGGTGACCTCGGCGCCACCCCGGTCGTCATCGGCCTGATCGTCATCTGCGCGATCTTCCAGAGCCTCAACTCGGCGTTCCTGGGCGCGGAGAACCTGAACAACATCTTCGTCGCCATGGTC
This window contains:
- a CDS encoding sugar ABC transporter substrate-binding protein; this encodes MNTRMRRAAVAFCATGMAVSLAACGSAKESGDKDSGDKASSKKGDAITVGLLLPENQTARYEKFDKPIIEKQISTLTNGKGKVEYLNAKQDATVQSQQIDTMITKKVDVLILDAVDYKAVAGGVKKAKDAGIPVVAYDRLAEGPIEAYTSFDNTEVGKTQGEALLKAMGDKAKPSSKIVMMNGAITDPNAKQFKDGALSVLKGKVNIAKSYDTKEWKPENANQNMEGAISAIGKDKIAGVYSANDGMAGGIITALKGAGLSKLPPVTGQDAELAGVQRIVTGDQNMSVFKSYPQEAETVAKMAVAVAKGESLDSIKTGTVDSGTEKGVPSVIVPVVSLTQDNIKDTVVKEGYYTLDDICTAKYKAACDKIGLK
- a CDS encoding ATP-binding cassette domain-containing protein, giving the protein MVHVSATPVLALRGVSKRFGAVQALTDVELEVHAGEVVALVGDNGAGKSTLVKTIAGVHPIDEGVIEWDGKAVAVNKPHDAQNLGIATVYQDLALCDNIDVVGNLFLGRELKRRGVLDEVEMERRSRELLDTLSIRIPSVRIPIASLSGGQRQVVAIARSMLGEPKLVILDEPTAALGVEQTAQVLDLVERLRERGHAVILISHNMADVKAVADKVAVLRLGRNNGVFEVKTTSQEEIISAITGATDNAVTRRAARTNAEAQK